In Carboxydothermus pertinax, a single genomic region encodes these proteins:
- a CDS encoding ferrous iron transporter B, with the protein MSINKVKYPEQIEKAISEIEKLLTIDYKLTKRSVALLLLQKDEALLREIAQKEPSYEKILEVITETEKHFTEPISYIIASVRQETAFKVEREALKEEGSEKASITEILHKLTVNPITGIPIMLLILYYGVYKFVGVFGAGTLVDLIETFFEKNINPVVNQVTAQVIPWKVLQDLIANDYGIITLGIRYAVAIVLPVVTTFFLMFSILEDSGYLPRLSLLVDRAFKAIGLSGRAVIPMVLGFGCDTMATMVTRTLETNRERIIATLLLALAIPCSAQLGVILGLLSNNPGALLIWSGFMIFVFLLVGFLTAQLLPGKRAGFYMEIPPLRIPKVKNVLTKTYVRMKWYFIEILPLFILASVLIWLGKLTGLFDLIIRALEPVMLWLGLPKEAAQVFLFGFFRRDYGAAGMFDLYQRGILAGRQLVVAAITLTLFIPCIAQFSMMLKERGTKVTLAMTAFIFPFAFLMGYLVNFLLTALGVNF; encoded by the coding sequence ATGTCAATAAATAAGGTGAAATATCCAGAGCAAATTGAAAAGGCAATTTCCGAAATTGAGAAGCTATTAACGATCGATTATAAATTGACCAAGCGAAGCGTTGCCCTTTTGCTTTTACAAAAGGATGAGGCTCTTCTCAGGGAAATTGCCCAGAAAGAACCGTCTTATGAAAAAATACTGGAGGTAATAACGGAAACTGAGAAGCATTTTACAGAACCAATAAGCTATATTATCGCTTCAGTGCGTCAGGAGACAGCTTTTAAGGTTGAGAGAGAAGCTTTAAAAGAAGAAGGTTCGGAAAAAGCAAGTATAACTGAAATTTTGCATAAACTAACGGTGAACCCCATAACTGGTATTCCCATAATGCTGTTAATTCTTTATTACGGTGTTTATAAATTTGTAGGAGTATTTGGGGCCGGTACGCTGGTGGACTTAATTGAGACTTTTTTTGAAAAAAATATTAATCCAGTAGTTAATCAAGTTACGGCTCAAGTTATTCCCTGGAAAGTATTGCAGGATTTAATAGCTAATGATTATGGCATAATTACTTTGGGGATTAGGTATGCGGTCGCAATTGTTTTGCCAGTGGTAACTACCTTTTTTTTGATGTTTTCAATTTTAGAAGACAGCGGCTATTTACCGAGATTATCACTTTTGGTAGACAGGGCGTTTAAAGCAATTGGTCTTTCGGGTAGAGCGGTTATTCCTATGGTTCTGGGTTTTGGTTGCGACACTATGGCAACTATGGTCACCAGAACTTTAGAGACCAATCGAGAAAGGATTATAGCTACTCTTTTACTGGCTCTCGCAATACCCTGTTCGGCGCAGCTTGGTGTTATCCTAGGACTTTTATCAAATAATCCCGGAGCTTTGTTGATTTGGAGCGGCTTTATGATTTTTGTTTTTCTCCTTGTAGGTTTTCTTACCGCCCAGCTTCTTCCGGGCAAAAGAGCAGGATTTTATATGGAAATTCCTCCTTTGAGAATTCCCAAAGTAAAAAATGTTTTAACCAAGACATATGTGCGGATGAAGTGGTATTTTATTGAAATCTTACCGCTCTTTATTTTAGCTTCGGTTTTAATTTGGCTAGGGAAATTAACTGGACTTTTTGATTTAATAATTCGCGCTCTTGAGCCGGTTATGCTCTGGCTTGGCCTTCCCAAAGAGGCAGCACAAGTCTTTTTATTTGGCTTTTTCCGCCGGGATTATGGTGCTGCTGGAATGTTTGACCTTTACCAAAGAGGGATTTTGGCAGGCAGACAGCTGGTAGTAGCTGCGATAACTCTAACCTTGTTCATACCATGTATTGCTCAGTTTTCCATGATGTTGAAGGAACGGGGTACAAAAGTTACTTTGGCGATGACTGCTTTTATTTTTCCCTTTGCTTTTCTAATGGGATATTTGGTTAATTTCCTTTTAACAGCCTTGGGGGTGAACTTTTAA